From the Mastacembelus armatus chromosome 14, fMasArm1.2, whole genome shotgun sequence genome, one window contains:
- the proser1 gene encoding proline and serine-rich protein 1 isoform X1, which yields MDKKSFDIVLDEIRKCVLTDQRVKALEQVHGYFSSEQVVEILKYYSWAEPQIKAVKALQHKMVAIPTTKVANILNCFTFSKDRLIVLELIALNISDAQNYRPVEDLFRIHLSEKKRARRILEQVCKVGCKAPVAMISSCGMIPGNPYPKGRPSLVTGTFPGTPPVKKEGEKKDDTSNSMDGKGIASRIIGPFKPFPSTYNPHRPVPYPIPPCRPHATIAPSAYNNAGLVSVGGVITASVPPPPYNSTHKVAAYAKPGNPQNTTPGVNSGPLLIPHGSTPSTPVPLQVPAAQPPPTTPITPVFPGMVPSHNSSAPSPSPAPSPSVIKAGPQTPSDRATPTPSSVIKSHTPSSTPCGTPVPSSGGFTSSPFHAISRPGTPATSRGGSDPLSQANPMGSTQQKVFSQSTDHQSGPTYPGIHPQAGNPSGSVIRSYTPSGPPSHTPGSSTPVIPSCSTPGLSPKPSPNHSAQTQAAMAAAGALNRHTGGSSSGSNSPVPSAFKGTSRSGTPSVSSLVVPGSAQAAALARSLGLSHPSGSPQVSLPSPVAITGLQALSTSPAPSHYPGLSPFPSLPPSTIPSSMPAVPPTTNISNHPPTSIYPSLAPSAASSTASPFGLGLTSAPSIFPGLPPGPSPTAFAGLAVSGGHGAGSPALSSFIGLSGATASSVASVAPLQAAAVAAAAGVPSSSPVLPGFASAFSSNFQPGLSSGLQPPGSSGFPGLLSFPGVPGFSPSASPAALGGLHNPTMPSALLQAHPTSALENFPPQANSFTNYPAGPGNPFPLQPGLHPQLGWQ from the exons ATGGATAAGAAATCATTTGATATCGTCTTGGATGAGATCAGAAAG TGCGTACTGACCGATCAACGTGTCAAAGCCTTAGAGCAGGTGCATGGATATTTCTCCAGTGAGCAG GTCGTGGAGATACTGAAGTACTACTCATGGGCTGAGCCACAAATCAAGGCAGTTAAAGCCCTGCAACAT aaaatggtTGCAATCCCTACTACCAAAGTTGCAAATATCCTGAATTGCTTCACCTTTTCTAAGGACAGACTGATTGTCCTGGAGCTGATAGCTTt GAACATTTCAGATGCTCAAAATTACCGTCCTGTGGAGGATCTGTTTCGCATACACTTGTCTGAAAAGAAACGTGCTCGCAGGATACTGGAGCAG GTGTGCAAGGTTGGTTGCAAGGCTCCTGTAGCCATGATCTCCTCCTGTGGTATGATACCAGGAAATCCGTACCCTAAAGGGAGACCCAGCTTGGTCACTGGCACATTCCCT GGAACCCCACCAgtaaaaaaagaaggagagaagaaggatGATACCTCTAACAGTATGGATGGGAAAGGAATAGCTTCCCGGATTATTGGACCATTCAAACCT tttccttcAACCTACAACCCTCATCGGCCTGTGCCCTACCCTATACCACCTTGTCGACCCCATGCTACCATCGCACCAA GTGCGTACAACAACGCAGGCCTTGTTTCTGTGGGAGGGGTCATAACAGCCAGCGTGCCCCCTCCCCCCTACAACTCCACGCACAAAGTAGCAG CTTATGccaaacctggcaacccacAGAACACCACACCAGGAGTCAACAGTGGGCCCCTCCTCATTCCTCATGGCTCCACGCCTTCTACCCCTGTCCCACTTCAGGTTCCTGCTGCCCAACCGCCTCCCACAACTCCCATCACACCAGTTTTCCCCGGCATGGTGCCGTCTCACAACTCTAGTgccccctctccctcccctgcTCCATCCCCATCTGTCATCAAAGCAGGTCCACAGACCCCCAGTGATCGTGCTACACCTACACCCTCATCTGTCATCAAGTCCCATACTCCCTCAAGCACCCCTTGTGGAACTCCAGTCCCCAGCAGTGGGGGCTTCACATCATCCCCCTTCCATGCCATTTCTCGACCAGGCACCCCTGCTACCTCTCGTGGGGGCTCAGACCCCCTGTCTCAGGCAAACCCCATGGGTTCAACTCAACAGAAGGTTTTTTCCCAGTCCACAGACCACCAGTCAGGACCTACCTACCCTGGCATACACCCACAAGCAGGTAACCCCTCTGGGTCAGTGATCCGAAGTTATACCCCCTCTGGACCACCATCTCATACTCCTGGGTCATCCACTCCCGTTATTCCGAGCTGTTCCACCCCTGGCCTTAGTCCCAAACCCTCTCCAAATCACTCTGCACAGACTCAGGCTGCCATGGCTGCAGCTGGAGCCCTGAACAGACACACTGGGGGTAGCAGCAGTGGCAGTAACAGTCCTGTGCCTTCTGCTTTCAAGGGCACCTCCCGCTCTGGCACACCGTCTGTTAGCTCCTTAGTGGTCCCAGGTTCTGCACAAGCTGCCGCCCTGGCACGTTCCTTGGGTCTGTCACACCCCTCAGGTTCACCTCAAGTCTCTCTCCCTAGTCCTGTTGCTATCACTGGCCTCCAAGCTTTGTCCACCAGCCCAGCACCCTCTCATTATCCTGGCCTctcccctttcccttccctccctccttccacCATCCCTTCATCTATGCCTGCGGTTCCTCCAACTACCAACATTTCTAACCACCCACCAACATCCATCTATCCAAGCTTGGCTCCAAGTGCTGCCTCCAGTACAGCCTCCCCTTTTGGTCTAGGCCTCACCTCTGCCCCTTCTATATTCCCAGGCCTTCCGCCTGGGCCTAGCCCCACTGCCTTTGCAGGATTGGCTGTGTCAGGGGGGCACGGAGCTGGAAGCCCTGCACTGTCTTCATTTATAGGATTGTCAGGTGCCACTGCATCTTCAGTAGCATCGGTGGCACCGCTgcaggcagcagcagtggcagcagcagctggtgttccatcatcatcaccagtTTTACCAGGCTTTGCATCTGCCTTCAGCTCCAATTTCCAGCCTGG GTTGAGCAGTGGACTCCAGCCTCCAGGGAGTAGTGGATTTCCTGGCTTGCTGTCCTTCCCTGGGGTACCtggtttctctccctctgcgtCCCCTGCTGCCCTTGGTGGCCTCCACAACCCAACTATGCCGTCTGCCTTGCTGCAg GCTCATCCCACATCTGCTTTAGAGAACTTTCCTCCGCAAGCTAACAGTTTCACCAACTATCCTGCAGGTCCTGGAAACCCATTCCCCCTCCAACCAGGTCTGCATCCCCAGTTGGGTTGGCAGTGA
- the proser1 gene encoding proline and serine-rich protein 1 isoform X2, with translation MDKKSFDIVLDEIRKCVLTDQRVKALEQVHGYFSSEQVVEILKYYSWAEPQIKAVKALQHKMVAIPTTKVANILNCFTFSKDRLIVLELIALNISDAQNYRPVEDLFRIHLSEKKRARRILEQVCKVGCKAPVAMISSCGMIPGNPYPKGRPSLVTGTFPGTPPVKKEGEKKDDTSNSMDGKGIASRIIGPFKPFPSTYNPHRPVPYPIPPCRPHATIAPSAYNNAGLVSVGGVITASVPPPPYNSTHKVAAYAKPGNPQNTTPGVNSGPLLIPHGSTPSTPVPLQVPAAQPPPTTPITPVFPGMVPSHNSSAPSPSPAPSPSVIKAGPQTPSDRATPTPSSVIKSHTPSSTPCGTPVPSSGGFTSSPFHAISRPGTPATSRGGSDPLSQANPMGSTQQKVFSQSTDHQSGPTYPGIHPQAGNPSGSVIRSYTPSGPPSHTPGSSTPVIPSCSTPGLSPKPSPNHSAQTQAAMAAAGALNRHTGGSSSGSNSPVPSAFKGTSRSGTPSVSSLVVPGSAQAAALARSLGLSHPSGSPQVSLPSPVAITGLQALSTSPAPSHYPGLSPFPSLPPSTIPSSMPAVPPTTNISNHPPTSIYPSLAPSAASSTASPFGLGLTSAPSIFPGLPPGPSPTAFAGLAVSGGHGAGSPALSSFIGLSGATASSVASVAPLQAAAVAAAAGVPSSSPVLPGFASAFSSNFQPGLSSGLQPPGSSGFPGLLSFPGVPGFSPSASPAALGGLHNPTMPSALLQVLETHSPSNQVCIPSWVGSEAQCFF, from the exons ATGGATAAGAAATCATTTGATATCGTCTTGGATGAGATCAGAAAG TGCGTACTGACCGATCAACGTGTCAAAGCCTTAGAGCAGGTGCATGGATATTTCTCCAGTGAGCAG GTCGTGGAGATACTGAAGTACTACTCATGGGCTGAGCCACAAATCAAGGCAGTTAAAGCCCTGCAACAT aaaatggtTGCAATCCCTACTACCAAAGTTGCAAATATCCTGAATTGCTTCACCTTTTCTAAGGACAGACTGATTGTCCTGGAGCTGATAGCTTt GAACATTTCAGATGCTCAAAATTACCGTCCTGTGGAGGATCTGTTTCGCATACACTTGTCTGAAAAGAAACGTGCTCGCAGGATACTGGAGCAG GTGTGCAAGGTTGGTTGCAAGGCTCCTGTAGCCATGATCTCCTCCTGTGGTATGATACCAGGAAATCCGTACCCTAAAGGGAGACCCAGCTTGGTCACTGGCACATTCCCT GGAACCCCACCAgtaaaaaaagaaggagagaagaaggatGATACCTCTAACAGTATGGATGGGAAAGGAATAGCTTCCCGGATTATTGGACCATTCAAACCT tttccttcAACCTACAACCCTCATCGGCCTGTGCCCTACCCTATACCACCTTGTCGACCCCATGCTACCATCGCACCAA GTGCGTACAACAACGCAGGCCTTGTTTCTGTGGGAGGGGTCATAACAGCCAGCGTGCCCCCTCCCCCCTACAACTCCACGCACAAAGTAGCAG CTTATGccaaacctggcaacccacAGAACACCACACCAGGAGTCAACAGTGGGCCCCTCCTCATTCCTCATGGCTCCACGCCTTCTACCCCTGTCCCACTTCAGGTTCCTGCTGCCCAACCGCCTCCCACAACTCCCATCACACCAGTTTTCCCCGGCATGGTGCCGTCTCACAACTCTAGTgccccctctccctcccctgcTCCATCCCCATCTGTCATCAAAGCAGGTCCACAGACCCCCAGTGATCGTGCTACACCTACACCCTCATCTGTCATCAAGTCCCATACTCCCTCAAGCACCCCTTGTGGAACTCCAGTCCCCAGCAGTGGGGGCTTCACATCATCCCCCTTCCATGCCATTTCTCGACCAGGCACCCCTGCTACCTCTCGTGGGGGCTCAGACCCCCTGTCTCAGGCAAACCCCATGGGTTCAACTCAACAGAAGGTTTTTTCCCAGTCCACAGACCACCAGTCAGGACCTACCTACCCTGGCATACACCCACAAGCAGGTAACCCCTCTGGGTCAGTGATCCGAAGTTATACCCCCTCTGGACCACCATCTCATACTCCTGGGTCATCCACTCCCGTTATTCCGAGCTGTTCCACCCCTGGCCTTAGTCCCAAACCCTCTCCAAATCACTCTGCACAGACTCAGGCTGCCATGGCTGCAGCTGGAGCCCTGAACAGACACACTGGGGGTAGCAGCAGTGGCAGTAACAGTCCTGTGCCTTCTGCTTTCAAGGGCACCTCCCGCTCTGGCACACCGTCTGTTAGCTCCTTAGTGGTCCCAGGTTCTGCACAAGCTGCCGCCCTGGCACGTTCCTTGGGTCTGTCACACCCCTCAGGTTCACCTCAAGTCTCTCTCCCTAGTCCTGTTGCTATCACTGGCCTCCAAGCTTTGTCCACCAGCCCAGCACCCTCTCATTATCCTGGCCTctcccctttcccttccctccctccttccacCATCCCTTCATCTATGCCTGCGGTTCCTCCAACTACCAACATTTCTAACCACCCACCAACATCCATCTATCCAAGCTTGGCTCCAAGTGCTGCCTCCAGTACAGCCTCCCCTTTTGGTCTAGGCCTCACCTCTGCCCCTTCTATATTCCCAGGCCTTCCGCCTGGGCCTAGCCCCACTGCCTTTGCAGGATTGGCTGTGTCAGGGGGGCACGGAGCTGGAAGCCCTGCACTGTCTTCATTTATAGGATTGTCAGGTGCCACTGCATCTTCAGTAGCATCGGTGGCACCGCTgcaggcagcagcagtggcagcagcagctggtgttccatcatcatcaccagtTTTACCAGGCTTTGCATCTGCCTTCAGCTCCAATTTCCAGCCTGG GTTGAGCAGTGGACTCCAGCCTCCAGGGAGTAGTGGATTTCCTGGCTTGCTGTCCTTCCCTGGGGTACCtggtttctctccctctgcgtCCCCTGCTGCCCTTGGTGGCCTCCACAACCCAACTATGCCGTCTGCCTTGCTGCAg GTCCTGGAAACCCATTCCCCCTCCAACCAGGTCTGCATCCCCAGTTGGGTTGGCAGTGAAgctcaatgttttttttaa
- the proser1 gene encoding proline and serine-rich protein 1 isoform X3 — MDKKSFDIVLDEIRKCVLTDQRVKALEQVHGYFSSEQVVEILKYYSWAEPQIKAVKALQHKMVAIPTTKVANILNCFTFSKDRLIVLELIALNISDAQNYRPVEDLFRIHLSEKKRARRILEQVCKVGCKAPVAMISSCGMIPGNPYPKGRPSLVTGTFPGTPPVKKEGEKKDDTSNSMDGKGIASRIIGPFKPFPSTYNPHRPVPYPIPPCRPHATIAPTYAKPGNPQNTTPGVNSGPLLIPHGSTPSTPVPLQVPAAQPPPTTPITPVFPGMVPSHNSSAPSPSPAPSPSVIKAGPQTPSDRATPTPSSVIKSHTPSSTPCGTPVPSSGGFTSSPFHAISRPGTPATSRGGSDPLSQANPMGSTQQKVFSQSTDHQSGPTYPGIHPQAGNPSGSVIRSYTPSGPPSHTPGSSTPVIPSCSTPGLSPKPSPNHSAQTQAAMAAAGALNRHTGGSSSGSNSPVPSAFKGTSRSGTPSVSSLVVPGSAQAAALARSLGLSHPSGSPQVSLPSPVAITGLQALSTSPAPSHYPGLSPFPSLPPSTIPSSMPAVPPTTNISNHPPTSIYPSLAPSAASSTASPFGLGLTSAPSIFPGLPPGPSPTAFAGLAVSGGHGAGSPALSSFIGLSGATASSVASVAPLQAAAVAAAAGVPSSSPVLPGFASAFSSNFQPGLSSGLQPPGSSGFPGLLSFPGVPGFSPSASPAALGGLHNPTMPSALLQAHPTSALENFPPQANSFTNYPAGPGNPFPLQPGLHPQLGWQ, encoded by the exons ATGGATAAGAAATCATTTGATATCGTCTTGGATGAGATCAGAAAG TGCGTACTGACCGATCAACGTGTCAAAGCCTTAGAGCAGGTGCATGGATATTTCTCCAGTGAGCAG GTCGTGGAGATACTGAAGTACTACTCATGGGCTGAGCCACAAATCAAGGCAGTTAAAGCCCTGCAACAT aaaatggtTGCAATCCCTACTACCAAAGTTGCAAATATCCTGAATTGCTTCACCTTTTCTAAGGACAGACTGATTGTCCTGGAGCTGATAGCTTt GAACATTTCAGATGCTCAAAATTACCGTCCTGTGGAGGATCTGTTTCGCATACACTTGTCTGAAAAGAAACGTGCTCGCAGGATACTGGAGCAG GTGTGCAAGGTTGGTTGCAAGGCTCCTGTAGCCATGATCTCCTCCTGTGGTATGATACCAGGAAATCCGTACCCTAAAGGGAGACCCAGCTTGGTCACTGGCACATTCCCT GGAACCCCACCAgtaaaaaaagaaggagagaagaaggatGATACCTCTAACAGTATGGATGGGAAAGGAATAGCTTCCCGGATTATTGGACCATTCAAACCT tttccttcAACCTACAACCCTCATCGGCCTGTGCCCTACCCTATACCACCTTGTCGACCCCATGCTACCATCGCACCAA CTTATGccaaacctggcaacccacAGAACACCACACCAGGAGTCAACAGTGGGCCCCTCCTCATTCCTCATGGCTCCACGCCTTCTACCCCTGTCCCACTTCAGGTTCCTGCTGCCCAACCGCCTCCCACAACTCCCATCACACCAGTTTTCCCCGGCATGGTGCCGTCTCACAACTCTAGTgccccctctccctcccctgcTCCATCCCCATCTGTCATCAAAGCAGGTCCACAGACCCCCAGTGATCGTGCTACACCTACACCCTCATCTGTCATCAAGTCCCATACTCCCTCAAGCACCCCTTGTGGAACTCCAGTCCCCAGCAGTGGGGGCTTCACATCATCCCCCTTCCATGCCATTTCTCGACCAGGCACCCCTGCTACCTCTCGTGGGGGCTCAGACCCCCTGTCTCAGGCAAACCCCATGGGTTCAACTCAACAGAAGGTTTTTTCCCAGTCCACAGACCACCAGTCAGGACCTACCTACCCTGGCATACACCCACAAGCAGGTAACCCCTCTGGGTCAGTGATCCGAAGTTATACCCCCTCTGGACCACCATCTCATACTCCTGGGTCATCCACTCCCGTTATTCCGAGCTGTTCCACCCCTGGCCTTAGTCCCAAACCCTCTCCAAATCACTCTGCACAGACTCAGGCTGCCATGGCTGCAGCTGGAGCCCTGAACAGACACACTGGGGGTAGCAGCAGTGGCAGTAACAGTCCTGTGCCTTCTGCTTTCAAGGGCACCTCCCGCTCTGGCACACCGTCTGTTAGCTCCTTAGTGGTCCCAGGTTCTGCACAAGCTGCCGCCCTGGCACGTTCCTTGGGTCTGTCACACCCCTCAGGTTCACCTCAAGTCTCTCTCCCTAGTCCTGTTGCTATCACTGGCCTCCAAGCTTTGTCCACCAGCCCAGCACCCTCTCATTATCCTGGCCTctcccctttcccttccctccctccttccacCATCCCTTCATCTATGCCTGCGGTTCCTCCAACTACCAACATTTCTAACCACCCACCAACATCCATCTATCCAAGCTTGGCTCCAAGTGCTGCCTCCAGTACAGCCTCCCCTTTTGGTCTAGGCCTCACCTCTGCCCCTTCTATATTCCCAGGCCTTCCGCCTGGGCCTAGCCCCACTGCCTTTGCAGGATTGGCTGTGTCAGGGGGGCACGGAGCTGGAAGCCCTGCACTGTCTTCATTTATAGGATTGTCAGGTGCCACTGCATCTTCAGTAGCATCGGTGGCACCGCTgcaggcagcagcagtggcagcagcagctggtgttccatcatcatcaccagtTTTACCAGGCTTTGCATCTGCCTTCAGCTCCAATTTCCAGCCTGG GTTGAGCAGTGGACTCCAGCCTCCAGGGAGTAGTGGATTTCCTGGCTTGCTGTCCTTCCCTGGGGTACCtggtttctctccctctgcgtCCCCTGCTGCCCTTGGTGGCCTCCACAACCCAACTATGCCGTCTGCCTTGCTGCAg GCTCATCCCACATCTGCTTTAGAGAACTTTCCTCCGCAAGCTAACAGTTTCACCAACTATCCTGCAGGTCCTGGAAACCCATTCCCCCTCCAACCAGGTCTGCATCCCCAGTTGGGTTGGCAGTGA
- the stoml3b gene encoding stomatin (EPB72)-like 3b, with translation MEMEDQMESQKRRGVSRDDLISEQTGSLGCIGWFIVFLSSILTICLFPITIWFCLKIVQEYERAVIFRLGRITDRKAKGPGIFFIVPLTDSIVKVDLRTVSFDIPPQEILTKDSVTVSVDGVVYFRVSDPIASVANVTNADFATRLLAQTTLRNVLGTKNLSEVLSDREGIAHSMQTSLDDATDNWGIKVERVEIKDVKLPVQLQRAMAAEAEATREARAKVIAAEGEMNASRALKEASLVIAESPSALQLRYLQTLNTIAAEKNSTIIFPLPIDVMAHFMQK, from the exons ATGGAAATGGAGGACCAAATGGAAAGCCAGAAGAGAAGAGGAGTGAGCAGAGATGATTTAATAT CTGAACAGACTGGGTCTTTGGGGTGTATTGGTTGGTTCATAGTCTTTCTCTCCAGCATCTTAACAATTTGTCTCTTCCCCATCACCATCTGGTTTTGTCTGAAG ATTGTTCAGGAGTATGAGCGTGCTGTCATCTTCAGACTGGGCCGCATCACAGACAGGAAGGCAAAAGGACCAG GGATTTTCTTCATAGTGCCGTTAACTGATTCTATTGTGAAAGTGGATCTGCGAACAGTTTCATTCGACATCCCGCCACAGGAG ATCCTGACCAAGGACTCAGTTACAGTTTCTGTGGATGGAGTGGTGTACTTCCGGGTCAGTGACCCCATCGCCTCTGTGGCCAATGTGACTAATGCTGACTTTGCCACTCGTCTACTGGCACAAACCACCCTCAGAAATGTCCTGGGGACTAAGAACCTGTCTGAGGTTTTGTCTGACCGCGAGGGCATTGCACACAGCATGCAG ACCAGCCTGGATGATGCCACAGACAACTGGGGCATCAAGGTGGAGCGAGTGGAGATTAAAGATGTGAAGCTTCCAGTTCAGTTGCAAAGAGCCATGGCTGCTGAAGCAGAAGCTACACGAGAAGCCAGAGCTAAG GTGATTGCAGCAGAGGGTGAGATGAATGCCTCCCGAGCCCTGAAGGAAGCATCCCTTGTGATCGCGGAGTCTCCATCGGCCCTACAGCTTCGCTACCTACAGACTCTCAACACTAttgcagcagagaaaaactcCACTATCATCTTCCCTCTGCCCATAGATGTAATGGCTCACTTCATGCAGAAGTGA